A region from the Geobacillus vulcani PSS1 genome encodes:
- a CDS encoding PTS sugar transporter subunit IIB, translated as MKRILLACSSGMSTSLLVTKMQEYAKSVGEEAEIWAVGQDQAKKEMAKADVVLIGPQMSFLKGELQKEAQKYGIPVDVIDMVAYGMADGKKVYEQALKLMGDK; from the coding sequence CGGATTTTATTGGCGTGCAGTTCTGGAATGTCGACAAGCTTGCTAGTGACGAAAATGCAGGAGTATGCCAAATCCGTCGGTGAGGAGGCAGAGATTTGGGCGGTCGGTCAAGATCAGGCAAAAAAAGAGATGGCCAAAGCCGATGTCGTCCTTATTGGTCCACAAATGAGCTTTTTGAAAGGGGAATTGCAAAAAGAAGCGCAAAAATACGGCATTCCAGTCGATGTCATTGACATGGTGGCTTATGGGATGGCGGATGGCAAAAAAGTGTATGAGCAGGCATTAAAATTGATGGGGGACAAGTAA
- the celB gene encoding PTS cellobiose transporter subunit IIC has protein sequence MNQALFEKLSKVLVPIAGKLNNSRYLQVLRDAFMLAFPLTIFGSIAVVIANLPFLDKVMSENSLNALKEMLGVAPNATMGVMTIFVVFGIGYYLSKSYEVEGVFGGAIALASFLLLTPFVLQVEGKEAVQGVIPLDRLGAKGMFLGMVTAFTAGEIYRKVVQKNITIKMPAGVPPAVAKSFAALIPAVVTLTFFLVVNIIVTQIFKTNMHDVIYNAVQAPLVGLGSGIIPTLIAIFVTQILWFFGLHGQIIINSVMDPIWNTLSLENLNAYTKAGEVPHVVSKQFIEIYTVGMGGTGMTLAVIFAILLFMKSKQMKQVAKLGLGPGIFNVNEPIIFGLPVVMNPLVIVPWILAPMVVTLVTYLAMSSGLVPPPNGVAVPWTVPIFINGIMATNSLAGGLLQVVNFLIVLVIWFPFLKFIDRMNLQKEREEGQDAAKSAS, from the coding sequence ATGAACCAAGCATTATTCGAAAAATTAAGCAAAGTTCTCGTTCCGATCGCTGGAAAGTTGAACAATAGCCGTTATTTGCAAGTGTTGCGCGATGCGTTTATGTTGGCGTTTCCGTTGACGATTTTCGGTTCAATCGCGGTCGTCATCGCCAACTTGCCGTTTTTGGACAAGGTGATGAGTGAAAACAGCCTCAATGCGCTTAAAGAGATGCTCGGTGTTGCCCCAAATGCAACAATGGGTGTAATGACGATTTTCGTCGTGTTTGGTATTGGCTATTATTTGTCGAAAAGTTATGAAGTCGAAGGGGTTTTTGGCGGTGCGATCGCGTTAGCTTCTTTTCTCTTGTTGACGCCATTCGTTTTGCAGGTTGAGGGGAAAGAAGCTGTGCAAGGAGTCATCCCGCTCGACCGCCTAGGAGCGAAAGGGATGTTTCTTGGCATGGTTACCGCATTTACTGCTGGTGAAATTTACCGGAAGGTTGTGCAAAAAAATATTACAATCAAAATGCCAGCCGGGGTGCCGCCGGCGGTTGCGAAGTCGTTTGCCGCGTTGATTCCAGCCGTGGTCACCCTGACCTTCTTCCTCGTCGTCAATATCATTGTAACACAAATTTTTAAGACAAACATGCATGATGTCATTTACAATGCAGTGCAAGCACCGCTTGTCGGGCTGGGAAGCGGCATTATTCCAACGCTGATCGCGATTTTTGTCACGCAAATTTTGTGGTTTTTCGGGCTACACGGGCAAATCATCATTAACTCGGTGATGGATCCGATTTGGAACACACTGTCGCTCGAAAACTTAAATGCGTATACAAAAGCGGGGGAAGTTCCGCATGTCGTCAGCAAACAGTTTATTGAAATTTACACGGTCGGCATGGGCGGAACGGGAATGACGCTTGCTGTCATTTTCGCCATCTTGCTCTTTATGAAGAGCAAGCAAATGAAGCAGGTGGCTAAGCTCGGGCTCGGACCCGGAATCTTTAACGTCAATGAACCGATTATTTTCGGTTTGCCGGTCGTGATGAATCCGCTCGTCATCGTCCCGTGGATTTTGGCGCCGATGGTCGTCACGTTGGTGACCTATTTGGCAATGTCCTCAGGCCTTGTACCGCCGCCTAACGGCGTAGCGGTGCCATGGACGGTGCCGATTTTCATCAACGGCATTATGGCGACGAACTCGCTGGCCGGCGGATTGCTGCAAGTGGTCAATTTCCTGATTGTGCTTGTCATTTGGTTTCCATTCTTAAAGTTCATTGACCGGATGAACTTGCAAAAAGAGCGGGAAGAGGGGCAAGACGCTGCGAAAAGTGCATCATAA
- a CDS encoding glycoside hydrolase family 1 protein codes for MEQRSKQPITYRFPAGFWWGSATSATQIEGAANEGGKGKNIWDHWYEQEPHRFFQGVGPEVASDFYHRYKEDIALMKEIGHNSFRFSISWSRLIPDGVGEVNPEAVRFYNAVIDELLANGIEPFVNLYHFDMPLVMQTIGGWENREVVDAYARYASLCFQLFGDRVKTWFTHNEPIVPVEGGYLYDFHYPNVVDFRRAVQVAYHTMIAHAKAVAAFRRAAIPDGKIGIILNLTPSYPRSQHPADVKAAHIADLLFNRSFLDPAVKGEYPQDLIELLAEYGFLPVTKANDRELIKENTIDLLGINYYQPRRVKAKENMPNPDAPFLPERFFDYYAMPGRKMNPYRGWEIYEKGIYDILINIKENYGNIECFISENGMGVEGEERFRDESGMIHDDYRIEFIREHLKWVHRAIEEGVNVKGYHLWTFMDNWSWTNAYKNRYGLVAVDLENGLKRTIKKSGYWFKSLAENNGF; via the coding sequence ATGGAACAACGATCAAAGCAACCAATCACCTATCGCTTTCCTGCCGGATTTTGGTGGGGAAGTGCGACATCCGCGACGCAAATCGAAGGAGCGGCAAACGAAGGGGGGAAAGGGAAGAACATTTGGGATCATTGGTATGAACAAGAGCCTCACCGCTTTTTTCAAGGCGTCGGCCCGGAGGTGGCATCTGATTTTTATCATCGCTACAAAGAGGACATTGCGTTAATGAAGGAGATCGGCCATAATTCATTCCGGTTTTCAATTTCATGGTCGCGTTTGATTCCAGATGGGGTTGGTGAGGTCAACCCGGAGGCGGTGCGGTTTTACAATGCGGTCATCGATGAATTGCTGGCGAACGGGATTGAACCGTTTGTGAATTTATACCATTTTGATATGCCGCTGGTGATGCAAACCATTGGAGGATGGGAAAATCGTGAAGTGGTCGATGCTTATGCCCGCTATGCTAGCCTTTGTTTTCAACTGTTTGGCGATCGGGTGAAAACATGGTTTACGCACAATGAGCCGATTGTTCCTGTAGAAGGCGGGTATTTGTACGATTTCCACTATCCGAATGTGGTTGACTTCCGCCGTGCCGTGCAGGTGGCTTACCATACGATGATTGCCCATGCCAAAGCGGTTGCCGCCTTCCGCAGGGCGGCGATACCGGATGGAAAGATCGGCATCATTTTGAATTTAACGCCATCTTATCCGCGCAGCCAACATCCGGCTGATGTGAAAGCGGCGCATATCGCTGATTTGTTGTTTAACCGCAGTTTCTTGGATCCTGCGGTAAAAGGAGAATACCCGCAAGATTTAATCGAGCTGTTGGCTGAATACGGCTTTTTGCCCGTGACGAAAGCTAACGATCGCGAACTTATCAAAGAAAATACGATCGATTTGCTTGGCATCAACTACTATCAACCGCGCCGCGTCAAGGCGAAAGAAAATATGCCAAATCCGGACGCCCCGTTTTTGCCTGAACGGTTTTTCGATTACTATGCCATGCCGGGGCGGAAAATGAACCCGTATCGTGGTTGGGAAATTTATGAAAAAGGCATTTATGATATTTTAATCAATATCAAGGAAAACTATGGAAACATTGAGTGCTTTATTTCCGAAAACGGCATGGGCGTTGAAGGAGAAGAACGGTTCCGTGATGAAAGCGGCATGATTCATGACGACTACCGGATTGAATTCATTCGCGAGCATTTAAAATGGGTGCATCGCGCGATTGAAGAAGGAGTCAATGTGAAAGGCTACCATCTTTGGACGTTTATGGACAATTGGTCGTGGACCAATGCCTATAAAAATCGGTATGGGCTCGTGGCAGTCGACTTGGAGAACGGTTTGAAACGAACGATTAAAAAAAGCGGTTATTGGTTTAAATCGTTGGCAGAAAACAACGGATTTTAA
- a CDS encoding PTS lactose/cellobiose transporter subunit IIA, producing MEKIDVNQLTNEQVAFQLILHSGNARSKIVQAIREYRTGQVGEAERLIQEAEQDLSIAHDVHFQLIQKEASGEQTNITLLLMHAEDHVMSTLAMKEVVKEMLALLKERNV from the coding sequence ATGGAAAAAATCGATGTCAATCAACTCACCAATGAACAAGTCGCTTTCCAGTTGATTTTGCATAGCGGCAATGCCCGCAGCAAAATCGTCCAAGCCATCCGTGAATACCGGACCGGACAGGTCGGAGAAGCGGAGCGGCTGATTCAAGAAGCAGAGCAAGACTTAAGCATCGCCCATGATGTCCATTTCCAACTTATTCAAAAAGAGGCCAGCGGCGAGCAAACAAATATTACGTTGCTTCTCATGCATGCCGAAGATCACGTCATGTCGACGCTGGCGATGAAAGAAGTTGTCAAAGAAATGCTCGCACTGTTGAAGGAACGAAACGTATAA